In one window of Deltaproteobacteria bacterium DNA:
- a CDS encoding PIN domain-containing protein, which translates to MILVDTGPIIGLFDPSDPFHSRSVKILQQIHEPLYSTLPVLTEAFHMLNPGSLGADNLRSFVIRGGLSIWPMDEKALLRAFELMKKYADHPMDLADASLVSASEALKTRRVFTIDRDDFETYRVKIGHRTYPIEIIK; encoded by the coding sequence GTGATACTGGTAGATACGGGACCCATTATCGGATTGTTTGATCCTTCAGATCCTTTCCATAGCCGATCGGTTAAGATATTGCAACAAATCCACGAACCCCTTTACTCCACCCTTCCTGTGTTGACCGAAGCCTTTCATATGCTTAACCCCGGTAGTCTTGGAGCCGACAACTTACGTTCTTTTGTAATAAGGGGGGGATTGTCTATTTGGCCAATGGATGAAAAAGCTCTTCTACGCGCCTTTGAGTTAATGAAAAAGTATGCCGATCACCCGATGGATCTGGCTGATGCTTCATTGGTTTCAGCCTCCGAGGCGTTAAAGACGCGACGGGTATTCACCATAGACCGCGACGATTTTGAGACCTACCGGGTTAAGATAGGACATCGCACCTATCCGATTGAGATAATCAAATAA
- a CDS encoding cobalamin B12-binding domain-containing protein, with amino-acid sequence MRVAIIAPPYPLEEAPAPPLGVTYAASAFEQAGAEVRILDYIITQYTPAKLERELMDFRPDVIGANSVTMTFPIAAEIIQKAKRIDPSLITLMGGPHVSFDIDRTLKTYPEIDFLVIGEGERTINDWVQTFQNSGDFSSVKGMAFRQNGRIVKTDPRELIEDLDELPLPARHLLPLSRYQALGFPVTMITGRGCPYSCIFCLGRKMVGSKPRPRKAALVVDEMEHLLSYGFSRINITDDLFTSRKEKVREVCEEIGRRKLKLTWTAFSRVNTVDKETLQLMREAGCDCISFGIETGNPEMMKRIKKGITLDQARKAVGLCKEVGILPHASFMVGLPGESPETLRDTAEFSKSLDMLYGFHFLAPFPGTTVREQIDQYDLEILTDDWSRYDANSAIVQTSSLTAEAINQFVADFDREIQEAWEKQIQGYYDKTNTPEEDFRVAGHFRMELVYKLLSEDLLEACGFFPNDGPNRLAGEPLDQLCQRLQGTTGLDIELIQKTIRSFINSGYIKYRQENGGLIWYWTHNNQVDSLLE; translated from the coding sequence ATGAGAGTAGCCATCATAGCACCACCCTATCCTCTGGAAGAGGCCCCGGCACCGCCTTTGGGGGTAACCTATGCCGCATCGGCCTTCGAGCAGGCCGGGGCGGAAGTCAGGATCCTGGATTATATCATCACCCAGTACACACCGGCCAAGCTGGAGAGGGAGCTAATGGATTTCAGACCCGATGTCATCGGGGCCAACTCGGTTACCATGACCTTCCCGATAGCAGCCGAGATCATCCAGAAGGCCAAAAGAATCGACCCTTCCCTGATCACCCTGATGGGCGGTCCGCACGTCTCCTTCGATATCGACCGGACCTTGAAGACCTATCCGGAAATCGATTTTCTGGTTATCGGTGAAGGCGAGCGGACCATAAATGATTGGGTCCAAACTTTCCAAAACAGCGGGGACTTTTCGTCGGTAAAGGGAATGGCCTTCCGCCAAAACGGCCGGATCGTTAAAACCGACCCCCGGGAACTGATCGAAGATCTGGACGAACTTCCCCTGCCTGCCCGGCACCTGCTTCCCCTTTCCCGTTATCAGGCCCTGGGCTTTCCCGTAACCATGATTACCGGCCGGGGCTGCCCCTATTCCTGTATCTTTTGTCTGGGAAGAAAGATGGTCGGCAGCAAACCCCGTCCCAGAAAGGCCGCGCTGGTAGTCGATGAAATGGAACACCTGCTCTCTTACGGCTTTTCCCGGATCAATATCACCGATGACCTGTTCACCTCCCGCAAAGAGAAGGTTCGGGAGGTGTGTGAGGAGATCGGGAGACGAAAGTTGAAATTGACCTGGACGGCTTTTTCACGGGTCAACACCGTGGATAAGGAGACCCTGCAATTAATGCGGGAGGCCGGCTGTGATTGCATCAGTTTCGGTATCGAAACCGGCAATCCGGAAATGATGAAGCGGATTAAAAAGGGGATCACCCTGGATCAGGCCAGGAAGGCCGTCGGGCTCTGTAAGGAGGTGGGCATCCTGCCCCACGCCTCTTTCATGGTCGGCCTCCCCGGCGAATCCCCCGAGACCTTGCGGGATACGGCCGAGTTTTCCAAAAGTCTGGACATGCTCTACGGCTTTCATTTTCTGGCCCCCTTCCCCGGAACCACGGTGAGAGAACAAATCGACCAATACGACCTGGAAATATTGACCGATGACTGGTCCCGCTATGATGCCAACAGTGCCATTGTCCAGACCTCGTCCCTGACTGCCGAGGCGATTAATCAATTTGTCGCCGATTTCGACCGGGAAATACAAGAGGCCTGGGAAAAACAGATTCAGGGCTATTATGATAAAACCAACACCCCGGAAGAGGATTTCCGGGTGGCCGGACATTTTCGGATGGAACTGGTCTACAAGCTGCTCTCCGAAGATCTCTTGGAGGCCTGCGGCTTTTTCCCGAACGATGGGCCAAACAGACTGGCAGGTGAACCCCTCGATCAGCTTTGTCAACGGCTTCAGGGGACGACTGGGTTGGACATAGAGCTGATCCAAAAAACCATCCGGAGTTTTATCAATAGCGGCTATATTAAGTACAGGCAGGAGAACGGCGGCCTCATCTGGTACTGGACCCATAATAACCAGGTCGATTCGTTGTTGGAATGA